AGGCTTCAGGCAAGCCCGTCGACGACAGGACGCTGTTCGAAGTCGGCTCAGTCAGCAAGACCTTCAACGCGACGCTGGGCGCGAAGGCGCTGGTGGAGGGCAAGCTGCAGCTGTCGGACCACCCGGGCCGCCACCTGCCCGCGCTGAAGGGCCATCCGATCGATCGCGCGACGCTGCTCAACCTCGTCACCTACACGGCCGGCGGCCTGACGCTGCAGGTGCCGGACGCGGTGACCGACGAGGCGTCGCTGATGCGCTACCTGCAGCAGTGGAAGCCCGACTTCGCGCCGGGCGAGAAACGGCGCTATTCGAACCCGAGCATCGGCCTGTTCGGCCGCGCAGCCGCTGCGGCGATGGGGCGCGACTACGCCGACGCGGTCGAGTCGGACCTGCTGCCCAAGCTCGGCCTGCGCGAGACCTGGCTGCGCGTGCCGGCCGCGGCGATGCCCGATTACGCCACGGGCTACGACAAGGAGGAGCGCCGGGGCGGGACCCAAGGTGAGGCCCAGGACATGGCCGTGCGTGTCTCGCCGGGCGCGTTCGACTCGGAGTCCTACGGCATCAAGACGACGGCCGTCGACCTGGTGCGCTTCCTGCAGGTCAACATCGATCCCGGCCGCCTTGACGCGACGACCCGCCAGGCCGTTGAAGCGACGCACATCGGCCACTTCCAGGTCGACGGCATGACGCAGGGTCTGGGCTGGGAGCAGTACCCGTGGCCGGTGGCGCTGGACCAGCTCCAGGCGGGCAACGCGCTCGGCCGCGTGACGACGGCGGTCAAGCCGCTGGCGCACACGCCGGCGGGGCCGCGGCTGTTCAACAAGACCGGTTCGACGCGCGGCTTCGGGACCTACGTGGTGTTCGTGCCGACGCAGCGCATCGGCGTCGTGCTGCTGGGCAACCGCAGCTGGCCTATCCCCGAGCGCGTGGACGCGGCCTACGCGATCCTGGAAAAGCTCCAGGCCAGCAGCGCCCTCTGACTGATGCTCAGCGCGATGGAGAAGGCGCCGAGGCGCCCTTCCCCGCGGCGCGCACCGCCGCGAGCTCGCGGGTGAGCCAGGTCTTGCTCTCGACCGGCGCCGCGCCGCCGCAGCGCACCAGATACGGCTTGCCGCTCATGCTGCTCTTCGAGGCACCCAGGTCGATGAACTGCTCCGCGGTCTTCACGAGGTTCTTGTCCTCGAGGTAGCTCAGCTTGCGCTCGAGGTGGGACTTCGCCTCGGCGGCCGAATGCCAGTCGCCGTTGCGGTTGAACTCGCACGACGAGGCCGTCAACTTGCCGAAGAGCGCCGTGACCTCGGCCTTCGCGGCCGGCGGCAGCGGCTCGGCCGATGCGCGCATCGGCACGGCCACACAGGCGGCCATGACAGCGGCAGAAGCGGCGGCGAGCCGGACGGGAAGCGGGAGAGCACGCATGGGCCATGGACGTCGTTGATGGGGACCCGCGATGTTGCCATGCGGCGCGATCAGGCCTTCTTCCCTACCGGCACGGCACCGTCGAGCGTCGCCGCGATGAAGCCGTTCGCCTCCAGGCAATCGCCGCGCGACCAGCCTTCGGTGAAGGCCTGGGCGAGGCGCTGGAGCTCCACGTCCTGCGCATCGAGCTCGGTGCGCATGCGGGCGATCTCCTCGCGCCGCCGCTGCAGGCTGGCGAGCACCAGTTCCTTCGGCACCCTGCCGTCGCCCTGCGCGAACGCCTGTCTCAGGCTGTCCAGCGTGAAACCCAGCCGCTGCGCGAGCTGGATGACCTGCAGCCGCTCCAGCGCGTCGGTGCCGTAGTCGCGGTACCCGTTGAGCCCGCGCGCGCCTTCCGGCAGCAGCCCGCTCGCCTCGTAGAACCGGATCGCCGAGGTCTTGATGCCGATCCGTTTCGCCAGTTCTCCGATGCGCATCCCCGACTCCATGAAAAGCGCTTGACCTTCAAGCCAGCTTGAAGCTTACGCTGCCGGCATTCCTGAACTCAAGCCCGGACCATGTCGACCGAATCGTCCCCCGCCCTCCATGACCCGCTGGTCCTGCCCAACGGCCAGACGCTGAAGAACCGCATCGCGAAGGCCGCGATGGAGGAGGCGCTCGCCGAGGCCGGCCAACTGCCCGGCATCGGCAGCCAGCGGCTCTACCGTCGCTGGGCCGAAGGCGGCGCGGGCCTGCTCATCACCGGCAACGTGATGGTCGCGCCCGATGCCTTGACCGGCCCCGGCGGTCTGGTGCTCGAAGCCGGCACGCCACGCGCGCCCTACGAGGCCTGGGCCCGCGCGGCACATGCGGGCGGCGCGCGGATCTGGATGCAGATCAACCATCCGGGCCGGCAGGTGTTCGCGGCGCTCGGCAACCCGGGCTATGCGCCGTCCGAGGTCGCCTTGGACATGGGCAAGCACGGCAAGCTCTTCGCGCCGGTCCGCGCGCTGACCGG
This genomic stretch from Mitsuaria sp. 7 harbors:
- the ampC gene encoding class C beta-lactamase, with translation MHGISRAAALAASALTLLSAQAAPDQAPDAASIRAAVDAAVRPMMAKNDIPGMAVGVTVGGRSFVFNYGVASKASGKPVDDRTLFEVGSVSKTFNATLGAKALVEGKLQLSDHPGRHLPALKGHPIDRATLLNLVTYTAGGLTLQVPDAVTDEASLMRYLQQWKPDFAPGEKRRYSNPSIGLFGRAAAAAMGRDYADAVESDLLPKLGLRETWLRVPAAAMPDYATGYDKEERRGGTQGEAQDMAVRVSPGAFDSESYGIKTTAVDLVRFLQVNIDPGRLDATTRQAVEATHIGHFQVDGMTQGLGWEQYPWPVALDQLQAGNALGRVTTAVKPLAHTPAGPRLFNKTGSTRGFGTYVVFVPTQRIGVVLLGNRSWPIPERVDAAYAILEKLQASSAL
- a CDS encoding DUF5329 domain-containing protein — its product is MAACVAVPMRASAEPLPPAAKAEVTALFGKLTASSCEFNRNGDWHSAAEAKSHLERKLSYLEDKNLVKTAEQFIDLGASKSSMSGKPYLVRCGGAAPVESKTWLTRELAAVRAAGKGASAPSPSR
- a CDS encoding MerR family transcriptional regulator, with amino-acid sequence MRIGELAKRIGIKTSAIRFYEASGLLPEGARGLNGYRDYGTDALERLQVIQLAQRLGFTLDSLRQAFAQGDGRVPKELVLASLQRRREEIARMRTELDAQDVELQRLAQAFTEGWSRGDCLEANGFIAATLDGAVPVGKKA